One stretch of Phocoena phocoena chromosome 10, mPhoPho1.1, whole genome shotgun sequence DNA includes these proteins:
- the PPARD gene encoding peroxisome proliferator-activated receptor delta isoform X1 codes for MEQPPEEAPEVREEEEKKEVARAEGAPELNGGPGHSLPSSSYTDLSRSCSPPSLLDQLQMGCDGTSCGSLNMECRVCGDKASGFHYGVHACEGCKGFFRRTIRMKLEYEKCERICKIQKKNRNKCQYCRFQKCLALGMSHNAIRFGRMPEAEKRKLVAGLTANEGSQHNPQVADLRAFSKHIYSAYLKNFNMTKKKARGILTGKASHTAPFVIHDIETLWQAEKGLVWKQLVNGLPPYKEISVHVFYRCQCTTVETVRELTEFAKSIPSFSDLFLNDQVTLLKYGVHEAIFAMLASIVNKDGLLVANGTGFVTREFLRSLRKPFSDIIEPKFEFAVKFNALELDDSDLALFIAAIILCGDRPGLMNVSQVEAIQDTILRALEFHLQANHPDAQYLFPKLLQKMADLRQLVTEHAQMMQRIKKTETETSLHPLLQEIYKDMY; via the exons ATGGAGCAGCCACCGGAGGAAGCCCCTGAGGTccgggaagaggaggagaaaaaggaagtggcAAGGGCAGAAGGAGCCCCAGAACTCAATGGGGGACCAGGGCACTCACTTCCTTCCAGCAGCTATACAG ACCTCTCCCGGAGCTGCTCTCCACCCTCGCTGCTGGACCAGCTGCAGATGGGCTGCGATGGGACCTCGTGTGGCAGCCTCAACATGGAGTGCCGGGTGTGCGGGGACAAGGCATCAGGCTTCCACTACGGTGTTCACGCGTGCGAGGGGTGCAAG GGCTTCTTCCGTCGAACAATCCGCATGAAGCTGGAATACGAGAAGTGTGAGCGGATCTGCAAGATCCAGAAGAAGAACCGCAACAAGTGCCAGTACTGCCGCTTCCAGAAATGCCTGGCACTGGGCATGTCGCACAACG CCATCCGCTTTGGCCGGATGCCAGAGGCTGAGAAGAGGAAACTGGTGGCAGGGCTGACGGCAAACGAGGGGAGTCAACACAACCCCCAGGTGGCTGACCTGAGGGCCTTCTCCAAGCACATCTACAGTGCCTACCTGAAAAACTTCAACATGACCAAAAAGAAGGCCCGTGGCATCCTCACCGGCAAGGCCAGCCACACGGCG CCCTTTGTGATCCACGACATCGAGACATTGTGGCAGGCAGAGAAGGGCCTGGTGTGGAAGCAGCTGGTGAACGGTCTGCCCCCCTACAAGGAGATCAGCGTGCACGTCTTCTACCGCTGCCAGTGCACCACGGTGGAGACCGTGCGTGAGCTCACCGAGTTCGCCAAGAGCATCCCCAGCTTCAGCGACCTCTTCCTCAACGACCAGGTGACCCTTCTCAAGTATGGTGTGCACGAGGCCATCTTTGCCATGCTGGCCTCCATCGTCAATAAGGACGGGCTTCTGGTGGCTAACGGCACTGGTTTTGTCACCCGTGAGTTCCTGCGCAGCCTCCGAAAGCCCTTCAGTGACATCATCGAGCCCAAGTTCGAGTTTGCTGTCAAGTTCAATGCCCTGGAACTTGATGACAGTGACCTGGCTCTCTTCATCGCGGCTATCATTCTGTGCGGAG ATCGGCCAGGCCTCATGAACGTGTCACAGGTGGAGGCCATCCAGGACACCATCCTGCGCGCCCTCGAGTTCCACCTGCAGGCCAACCACCCTGACGCCCAGTACCTCTTCCCCAAGCTGCTGCAGAAGATGGCTGACCTGCGGCAGCTGGTCACCGAGCACGCCCAGATGATGCAGCGGATCAAGAAGACAGAGACCGAGACCTCGCTGCACCCCCTGCTCCAGGAGATCTACAAGGACATGTACTGA
- the PPARD gene encoding peroxisome proliferator-activated receptor delta isoform X2, with protein sequence MEQPPEEAPEVREEEEKKEVARAEGAPELNGGPGHSLPSSSYTAIRFGRMPEAEKRKLVAGLTANEGSQHNPQVADLRAFSKHIYSAYLKNFNMTKKKARGILTGKASHTAPFVIHDIETLWQAEKGLVWKQLVNGLPPYKEISVHVFYRCQCTTVETVRELTEFAKSIPSFSDLFLNDQVTLLKYGVHEAIFAMLASIVNKDGLLVANGTGFVTREFLRSLRKPFSDIIEPKFEFAVKFNALELDDSDLALFIAAIILCGDRPGLMNVSQVEAIQDTILRALEFHLQANHPDAQYLFPKLLQKMADLRQLVTEHAQMMQRIKKTETETSLHPLLQEIYKDMY encoded by the exons ATGGAGCAGCCACCGGAGGAAGCCCCTGAGGTccgggaagaggaggagaaaaaggaagtggcAAGGGCAGAAGGAGCCCCAGAACTCAATGGGGGACCAGGGCACTCACTTCCTTCCAGCAGCTATACAG CCATCCGCTTTGGCCGGATGCCAGAGGCTGAGAAGAGGAAACTGGTGGCAGGGCTGACGGCAAACGAGGGGAGTCAACACAACCCCCAGGTGGCTGACCTGAGGGCCTTCTCCAAGCACATCTACAGTGCCTACCTGAAAAACTTCAACATGACCAAAAAGAAGGCCCGTGGCATCCTCACCGGCAAGGCCAGCCACACGGCG CCCTTTGTGATCCACGACATCGAGACATTGTGGCAGGCAGAGAAGGGCCTGGTGTGGAAGCAGCTGGTGAACGGTCTGCCCCCCTACAAGGAGATCAGCGTGCACGTCTTCTACCGCTGCCAGTGCACCACGGTGGAGACCGTGCGTGAGCTCACCGAGTTCGCCAAGAGCATCCCCAGCTTCAGCGACCTCTTCCTCAACGACCAGGTGACCCTTCTCAAGTATGGTGTGCACGAGGCCATCTTTGCCATGCTGGCCTCCATCGTCAATAAGGACGGGCTTCTGGTGGCTAACGGCACTGGTTTTGTCACCCGTGAGTTCCTGCGCAGCCTCCGAAAGCCCTTCAGTGACATCATCGAGCCCAAGTTCGAGTTTGCTGTCAAGTTCAATGCCCTGGAACTTGATGACAGTGACCTGGCTCTCTTCATCGCGGCTATCATTCTGTGCGGAG ATCGGCCAGGCCTCATGAACGTGTCACAGGTGGAGGCCATCCAGGACACCATCCTGCGCGCCCTCGAGTTCCACCTGCAGGCCAACCACCCTGACGCCCAGTACCTCTTCCCCAAGCTGCTGCAGAAGATGGCTGACCTGCGGCAGCTGGTCACCGAGCACGCCCAGATGATGCAGCGGATCAAGAAGACAGAGACCGAGACCTCGCTGCACCCCCTGCTCCAGGAGATCTACAAGGACATGTACTGA